Proteins encoded together in one uncultured Flavobacterium sp. window:
- a CDS encoding carboxypeptidase-like regulatory domain-containing protein, producing the protein MKTNNSILIFLLMVAQISFGQNTASKEIMGQIVEKTTSVDGVNIINNTTQVSTTSDPNGMFSIPGKEGDVLVFSSVNLEPFKHRITAEDLTVSSILIRMTAKEIELKEVVVNENANITAENLGIIPYGQKKYTPAERKVYTATSTSVDKLLNMISGRTTMLKKEVNVEKKEMLFRKMEYLFEENYYTDRLKIPVDDIKGFQLYCVDDADFAVSLNTKNKTMSMFLITDLARRYLIILENEK; encoded by the coding sequence GTGAAAACAAATAACAGCATATTAATTTTTCTTCTAATGGTGGCTCAGATTAGTTTTGGGCAAAACACTGCTTCAAAAGAAATCATGGGGCAGATTGTAGAAAAAACAACTTCGGTTGACGGTGTAAATATTATCAATAATACTACACAGGTTTCTACTACGTCAGATCCAAACGGAATGTTTTCGATTCCTGGGAAAGAAGGCGATGTTTTGGTTTTTTCATCGGTTAATTTAGAACCTTTCAAACATAGAATCACTGCAGAGGATTTGACTGTAAGTTCGATTTTGATACGAATGACAGCAAAAGAAATCGAACTAAAAGAAGTTGTCGTAAATGAAAATGCCAATATTACGGCAGAAAATTTAGGTATAATTCCGTACGGACAAAAAAAATATACACCAGCAGAGAGAAAAGTTTATACCGCAACTTCGACTTCTGTCGATAAGTTGCTGAATATGATTTCGGGACGAACTACAATGCTTAAAAAAGAGGTAAATGTAGAGAAAAAGGAGATGTTGTTTAGAAAAATGGAATACCTTTTTGAAGAGAATTATTACACAGACAGATTGAAAATTCCGGTCGATGACATCAAAGGATTTCAGTTATATTGTGTAGATGATGCCGATTTTGCCGTATCTTTGAATACTAAAAACAAAACAATGAGTATGTTTTTAATAACAGATTTAGCAAGAAGATATTTAATAATTCTCGAAAATGAAAAATAG
- a CDS encoding DUF6702 family protein, with product MLSKNRLIFPLLGLLFLSLSAFAFHKFYMGVFQVNYAAEKKMIQITSRIFVDDLNNGIEKKYHKKTYIGTEKETQADVDLLKKYLSENFTIKINGQLKPITFLSKEVESDDVLVCYSRIKDVEKFKTIEISNTILVDWNAEQQNITHITAFGTKRSVLFTESSRKELLKY from the coding sequence ATGTTGTCGAAAAATAGACTGATTTTTCCTCTTTTAGGATTATTGTTTTTATCGCTTTCTGCTTTTGCATTCCATAAGTTTTATATGGGTGTTTTTCAGGTCAATTACGCGGCCGAAAAAAAAATGATTCAAATTACTTCCCGAATCTTTGTAGATGATCTGAACAACGGTATCGAAAAAAAATACCATAAAAAAACATACATCGGCACTGAGAAAGAAACTCAGGCCGATGTTGATTTATTAAAGAAATACCTTTCTGAAAATTTCACAATAAAAATAAACGGACAATTAAAACCAATAACTTTTTTGTCTAAAGAAGTAGAATCTGATGATGTTTTGGTTTGTTATTCCAGAATAAAAGATGTTGAAAAGTTTAAAACAATTGAAATTTCAAATACTATTTTGGTCGATTGGAATGCTGAACAACAGAATATTACACATATTACTGCATTTGGTACAAAAAGAAGTGTTCTCTTTACAGAATCTTCAAGGAAAGAATTGTTAAAGTATTAA
- a CDS encoding M1 family metallopeptidase, producing the protein MKKLSLLLLFPAILIAQEKTATTVAPKQQGKYDTNKFSQMYDLLATPNMFRTAAGAPGPAYYQQQADYKIDVELDDKNSKLSGSETITYSNNSPDSLEYLWVQLDQNQAKANTQSTLAESEKINPVLPLDGFSSKYLKKDLERGFNIEFVKDAKGNAMSYTINETMMRINLVSPLKPGEKISFSVKWWYNINNYRKEAGNGRSGYELFEKDGNKIYVIAQFYPRMAVYNDVEGWQNMQFWGSGEFALPFGNFDVNITVPADHVIDATGELTNRAEVFTPEQVKRYEQAQKSFDKPVVIVTQAEAEVTEKGFSEKKKTWKFSAKNVRDFGIASSRKFIYDAMAVKLGGKIVMAESVYPKEANPLWGETSTMTIAHTLKSYSSHTFDYPYPKAVSVSAEDQGMEYPMICWNYGRPDENGVTSKEVKNGMIGVVIHEVGHNFFPMIVNSDERQWTWMDEGLNSFMQYMAEQELDPNFPSRRGPAKNIVPYMSGDQKFLEPIMSNSETIAQFGNNAYGKPATGLNLLREVVMGRELFDYAFKTYANRWKFKHPTPEDFFRTMEDASAVDLDWFFRGWFYSTDFVDIGIKEVKQYYVSETPTADIKDVKVKKGRFGFDKGPFVYLVSSDNAEVSASTKKPLKVADFKLLSDYVDQTFTAEEKASLKSPKYFYEVEFNKPGGMIMPILVEITYEDGIKQNYQYPAQIWRKNNDTAKKVYATDKAIKSIQIDPKLMTADIDVTNNSWPKTEEKSKFD; encoded by the coding sequence ATGAAAAAACTTTCATTATTATTGCTTTTTCCTGCAATACTTATCGCTCAGGAAAAAACTGCCACCACCGTTGCGCCTAAACAACAAGGTAAATATGATACGAACAAATTCAGTCAAATGTATGATTTGTTGGCAACACCAAATATGTTTCGTACAGCAGCCGGTGCACCGGGACCAGCATATTATCAACAACAGGCAGATTATAAAATTGATGTTGAATTAGATGATAAAAATTCAAAATTAAGTGGTTCTGAAACGATTACGTATTCAAACAATTCTCCGGATAGTTTAGAGTATTTATGGGTTCAGTTAGATCAAAATCAGGCAAAAGCAAATACACAATCTACTTTAGCCGAAAGCGAAAAAATAAATCCTGTTTTACCATTAGATGGTTTTTCAAGTAAATATTTGAAAAAAGATTTAGAGCGTGGTTTTAATATTGAATTTGTAAAAGATGCAAAAGGAAATGCAATGTCTTATACAATCAATGAAACTATGATGCGTATTAATCTGGTAAGTCCTTTAAAACCGGGAGAAAAAATCTCATTTTCGGTAAAATGGTGGTATAACATCAATAACTATAGAAAAGAAGCTGGAAATGGACGTTCAGGTTATGAATTATTCGAAAAAGACGGAAATAAAATATATGTAATTGCTCAGTTTTATCCTAGAATGGCTGTTTACAACGATGTTGAAGGATGGCAAAATATGCAATTCTGGGGAAGCGGAGAATTCGCATTACCTTTTGGGAATTTTGATGTAAATATTACCGTTCCGGCAGATCACGTAATCGATGCAACAGGAGAATTGACAAACAGAGCAGAAGTTTTTACTCCGGAACAGGTAAAACGTTACGAACAAGCTCAGAAATCATTTGATAAACCGGTTGTAATTGTTACACAAGCAGAAGCAGAAGTAACTGAAAAAGGTTTCTCTGAAAAGAAAAAAACCTGGAAATTTAGTGCTAAAAATGTTCGTGATTTTGGAATTGCTTCGTCAAGAAAATTCATTTACGATGCAATGGCTGTAAAATTAGGAGGTAAAATTGTAATGGCAGAGTCAGTTTATCCAAAAGAAGCAAATCCGCTTTGGGGAGAAACTTCGACAATGACTATAGCGCATACTTTAAAAAGTTATTCATCACATACATTTGATTATCCTTATCCAAAAGCAGTATCAGTTTCTGCAGAAGATCAGGGAATGGAATATCCAATGATTTGCTGGAATTATGGTCGTCCTGACGAAAATGGAGTGACAAGTAAAGAAGTTAAAAACGGAATGATTGGCGTTGTAATTCACGAAGTAGGACACAACTTTTTCCCGATGATTGTAAACTCTGACGAGCGTCAATGGACTTGGATGGATGAAGGTTTGAATTCATTTATGCAATATATGGCGGAACAGGAATTAGATCCAAATTTTCCTTCAAGACGTGGTCCTGCAAAAAATATTGTTCCTTACATGAGTGGAGATCAAAAGTTTTTAGAGCCAATTATGTCAAACTCTGAAACCATTGCTCAATTTGGAAATAACGCTTACGGAAAACCGGCAACAGGACTTAATCTTTTAAGAGAAGTTGTTATGGGACGTGAATTGTTTGATTATGCTTTTAAAACATACGCAAACAGATGGAAGTTCAAGCACCCAACTCCTGAAGATTTCTTTAGAACTATGGAAGACGCTTCTGCCGTAGATTTAGATTGGTTTTTTAGAGGATGGTTTTATTCAACAGATTTCGTAGATATCGGAATAAAAGAGGTGAAACAATATTATGTTTCTGAAACTCCAACAGCTGATATCAAAGATGTAAAAGTTAAAAAAGGACGTTTCGGATTTGATAAAGGACCATTTGTATACTTAGTTTCCAGCGATAATGCCGAGGTTAGCGCTTCGACTAAAAAACCGTTGAAAGTAGCTGATTTTAAATTATTGTCAGATTATGTAGATCAAACTTTTACAGCAGAAGAAAAAGCAAGTTTAAAATCGCCTAAATATTTCTATGAAGTAGAATTTAATAAGCCAGGCGGAATGATTATGCCAATTCTTGTTGAGATCACTTATGAAGATGGTATAAAACAAAACTATCAGTATCCGGCTCAAATCTGGAGAAAAAATAATGATACAGCTAAGAAAGTTTATGCAACTGATAAAGCGATCAAAAGCATTCAGATCGATCCAAAATTAATGACGGCTGATATTGATGTGACCAATAATTCATGGCCAAAAACAGAAGAAAAGTCAAAATTTGATTAA
- a CDS encoding twin-arginine translocase TatA/TatE family subunit: protein MFGIGGGELVFILFIVLMLFGSDKVPEIARTMGKAMAQLKNATNDIKSEIQKGAEANGLDTKSLTDITGNINAQINDAKSNILGDSTNLLGDTATEIDKVKEDIDSISGPVKRQM, encoded by the coding sequence ATGTTTGGTATAGGAGGAGGAGAATTAGTTTTCATACTATTTATAGTTCTAATGCTTTTTGGTTCAGACAAAGTGCCGGAAATTGCCCGTACAATGGGTAAAGCAATGGCACAATTGAAAAATGCAACCAACGATATTAAAAGTGAAATTCAGAAAGGTGCCGAGGCTAATGGTCTTGATACAAAATCCCTTACTGATATAACAGGAAATATCAACGCCCAAATAAATGATGCGAAATCTAACATATTGGGTGATTCGACTAATTTATTAGGAGATACTGCAACAGAAATAGATAAAGTAAAAGAAGACATCGATTCTATCTCAGGACCTGTAAAACGCCAAATGTAA
- a CDS encoding phosphatase PAP2 family protein, with protein MLEKIKELDTNLFVYLNGLGSETYDKLWLIITSQLNWTPFFLLLFYLIYKKVGGKQTLYIVLFIAVLLTFTDQVTNLFKYNFQRLRPCNNPEINSFIRVVQVRNSYSFFSGHAANTMAVATFLFLVLKRHFKYLGFLFLWPLIFAYSRIYLGLHYPGDILTGYFFGALFGSLLYLVYRKLKPQYFPG; from the coding sequence ATGCTCGAAAAAATAAAAGAATTAGATACAAATCTATTTGTATACCTTAACGGATTAGGTTCAGAAACATACGATAAACTTTGGCTTATTATTACCAGTCAATTGAATTGGACACCATTTTTTCTACTTCTTTTTTATCTTATTTATAAAAAAGTAGGAGGAAAGCAAACTTTGTATATTGTATTATTTATAGCTGTTTTGTTGACTTTTACAGATCAGGTAACCAATTTGTTTAAATACAATTTTCAGCGTCTGCGTCCGTGTAATAATCCCGAAATCAATTCGTTTATTCGCGTAGTTCAGGTTAGAAATTCATATAGTTTTTTCTCTGGTCATGCTGCTAATACAATGGCGGTTGCCACGTTTTTATTCTTAGTCTTAAAACGTCATTTCAAGTATTTAGGATTCTTGTTTTTATGGCCGTTAATCTTCGCTTATAGCCGAATTTACTTAGGATTGCACTATCCGGGAGACATTCTAACAGGATATTTCTTTGGAGCACTTTTCGGATCTTTACTTTATTTAGTATACAGAAAGCTAAAACCACAATATTTTCCGGGATAG
- a CDS encoding phytanoyl-CoA dioxygenase family protein, which produces MNYSTEINSEGFAIIDNIYSENEIEKLISLIENVTENSNENATFRKSQDLFAIRQFHREIPETLPFIFNQNLKEIIESTFGKGYFITKSIYFDKPEKSNWFVAYHQDLTISVDKKIEVENFENWTVKQNQFAVRPPKEILENNFTIRIHIDKTTKDNGALKVINNSHSKGILRVENLSIESEKETICEVEKGGIMIMKPLLFHASNKTTNNERRRVIHIEFSKQELPDGLQWSEKTILQSN; this is translated from the coding sequence ATGAATTACAGCACCGAAATAAATTCCGAAGGTTTTGCAATTATCGATAATATCTATTCTGAAAATGAAATTGAGAAACTAATTTCATTAATTGAAAATGTAACGGAAAATTCAAATGAAAATGCAACTTTTAGAAAATCTCAGGATTTGTTTGCAATAAGGCAATTTCATAGAGAAATTCCTGAAACTTTACCTTTTATTTTCAATCAAAATTTAAAAGAAATTATTGAATCAACTTTTGGTAAAGGGTATTTTATAACGAAATCAATCTATTTTGACAAACCCGAGAAGTCGAATTGGTTTGTGGCTTATCATCAGGATTTAACTATTTCGGTTGATAAAAAAATCGAAGTCGAAAATTTCGAAAACTGGACTGTAAAGCAAAATCAATTTGCAGTTCGACCTCCCAAAGAAATCCTTGAAAATAATTTTACAATACGAATTCATATTGATAAAACTACCAAAGATAATGGCGCTTTGAAAGTCATAAACAATTCACATTCAAAAGGAATTTTGAGAGTCGAAAATCTTTCGATTGAAAGTGAAAAAGAAACAATCTGCGAAGTTGAAAAAGGCGGAATCATGATTATGAAACCTTTATTGTTTCATGCTTCAAACAAAACTACAAATAACGAAAGAAGAAGAGTTATTCATATCGAGTTCAGCAAACAAGAACTTCCTGATGGATTACAATGGAGCGAAAAAACAATTCTTCAAAGTAACTAA
- a CDS encoding O-methyltransferase, producing the protein MHFISQDLEDYIEQHSENEPELLAKLNKETYQKILLPRMLSGHFQGRVLSMLSKLIRPVNILEIGTYTGYAALCLCEGMQENGQLHTIDIKEELIDFQRKYFDASAWGKQIFQHLGEAVDIIPTLDVKFDLVFIDADKENYLNYWEMIVPKMNKGGIILSDNVLWSGKILEPVHPNDISTKVLLEYNSLLKNDPRVETVLLPIRDGLTVSRVL; encoded by the coding sequence ATGCATTTTATATCACAAGACTTAGAAGATTATATCGAGCAACATTCTGAAAACGAACCAGAATTATTGGCGAAATTAAACAAGGAAACGTACCAGAAAATACTTTTACCAAGAATGTTAAGCGGACATTTTCAAGGTCGTGTTTTAAGTATGCTGTCTAAATTAATTCGTCCGGTAAATATTCTTGAAATCGGAACTTATACTGGATACGCTGCCTTATGTTTATGCGAAGGAATGCAGGAAAATGGACAATTACACACCATTGACATTAAAGAAGAATTAATTGATTTTCAACGCAAATATTTTGATGCCTCTGCTTGGGGAAAGCAAATTTTTCAGCATTTAGGAGAAGCAGTTGATATTATCCCAACTCTGGATGTTAAGTTTGATTTGGTTTTTATTGATGCCGATAAAGAAAACTACCTGAATTATTGGGAAATGATTGTTCCGAAAATGAATAAAGGCGGAATCATTTTATCTGATAATGTTTTATGGAGCGGAAAAATTCTGGAACCTGTTCACCCAAATGACATTAGTACAAAAGTGCTTTTAGAGTATAATTCACTTCTAAAAAATGATCCTAGAGTTGAAACAGTTTTATTACCAATTCGTGATGGATTGACAGTGAGCAGGGTTTTATAG
- a CDS encoding YceI family protein has translation MKTIKSILLAVVITLSLQLNAQRRYSLSKSTFEVAGTSNIHDWTMRSSEGTGGANLIVTDSKLIDIKNLTITLLAESIKSSKTSMDNVAYEALDTKTYKNIKYILKSADKVNETTWLLTGTYTIAGVSKDYKTQVRVSSNDSDTFVLQGSNRMTFADFEMTAPSAALGVVKAGKELTVLFNITLTDFSKNENTLVIK, from the coding sequence ATGAAAACGATCAAATCAATTTTATTAGCAGTAGTAATCACATTATCATTACAACTAAACGCACAAAGGAGATATAGCTTATCAAAATCAACTTTTGAAGTTGCAGGAACTTCTAACATACATGATTGGACAATGAGATCTTCAGAAGGAACTGGTGGCGCCAATTTAATCGTTACGGATTCAAAACTAATAGACATTAAAAATTTAACGATTACATTATTAGCCGAAAGCATAAAAAGCAGCAAAACCAGCATGGATAATGTGGCTTATGAAGCTTTAGATACCAAAACATATAAAAACATTAAATATATTCTAAAATCTGCTGATAAAGTAAACGAAACAACATGGCTTCTAACCGGAACCTATACTATTGCCGGCGTAAGCAAAGATTACAAAACTCAAGTAAGAGTATCATCAAATGATAGCGACACTTTTGTTTTACAAGGTTCTAATCGTATGACTTTTGCTGATTTTGAAATGACAGCTCCATCAGCAGCACTTGGAGTCGTTAAAGCTGGTAAAGAGTTAACTGTGCTTTTCAATATTACTTTAACCGATTTTTCAAAAAACGAAAATACTTTAGTTATCAAATAA
- the rlmN gene encoding 23S rRNA (adenine(2503)-C(2))-methyltransferase RlmN, translating to MQIEKKDIRALSKDQLRDFFVANNDKAFRGNQVYEWLWSKGAHSFDDMTNVAKATRSMLEENFVINHIKVDTMQRSSDGTVKNAVRLHDGLVVESVLIPTETRTTACVSSQVGCSLDCNFCATARLKRMRNLEPGEIYDQVIAIDKESRLYHNHPLSNIVFMGMGEPLMNYNNVIKAIDMITSPEGLGMSPKRIMVSTSGIPKMIKKMADDDVKFKLAVSLHSAIDEIRARIMPFSKNFPLAELRESLEYWYRKTKNKISYEYVVWKGINDDKASIDALVKFCKYVPCKVNLIEYNPIDDGEFQQASEESIMAYIKALENIGVVVKVRRSRGKDIDAACGQLANKEAEM from the coding sequence ATGCAAATCGAGAAAAAAGACATAAGAGCCTTATCAAAAGATCAATTGCGAGATTTTTTTGTCGCAAATAACGACAAAGCTTTTCGCGGAAATCAGGTGTATGAATGGTTGTGGAGTAAAGGAGCACATAGTTTTGACGATATGACGAATGTTGCCAAAGCAACACGTTCTATGCTTGAAGAGAATTTTGTAATCAATCATATTAAGGTTGATACTATGCAGCGCAGCAGTGACGGAACTGTAAAAAATGCCGTTCGCTTACATGATGGTTTGGTAGTAGAATCTGTTTTAATTCCAACCGAAACCAGAACAACAGCTTGTGTTTCTAGTCAGGTAGGTTGTAGTTTAGATTGTAATTTCTGTGCTACTGCACGTTTAAAAAGAATGCGAAATCTGGAACCGGGAGAAATCTACGATCAGGTTATTGCCATTGACAAAGAAAGCCGTTTGTATCACAATCACCCACTTTCGAATATTGTTTTTATGGGAATGGGAGAACCTTTGATGAATTATAATAATGTAATCAAAGCTATCGATATGATTACCTCTCCGGAAGGTTTAGGAATGTCACCAAAACGTATTATGGTATCGACTTCCGGAATTCCGAAAATGATTAAAAAGATGGCAGATGATGATGTGAAATTCAAATTGGCAGTTTCTTTGCATTCGGCTATTGATGAAATTCGTGCACGGATCATGCCTTTCAGTAAAAACTTTCCATTGGCAGAATTGAGAGAATCATTAGAATATTGGTATAGAAAGACAAAAAATAAGATTTCGTACGAATATGTAGTCTGGAAAGGAATCAATGACGATAAAGCTTCAATTGATGCATTGGTGAAATTCTGTAAATATGTGCCATGTAAGGTCAACTTAATCGAATACAACCCAATTGATGACGGAGAGTTTCAACAAGCTTCTGAGGAGTCTATTATGGCTTATATAAAAGCTTTAGAAAATATTGGTGTTGTTGTGAAAGTACGCCGCAGCCGCGGAAAAGATATTGATGCAGCTTGCGGGCAATTGGCAAATAAAGAAGCAGAAATGTAG